A genomic region of Arachis stenosperma cultivar V10309 chromosome 9, arast.V10309.gnm1.PFL2, whole genome shotgun sequence contains the following coding sequences:
- the LOC130948473 gene encoding protein NRT1/ PTR FAMILY 5.2-like: MTMEEGSVGSEEYTQDGTVNIKGKPALRSKSGGWKACSFVVVYEVFERMAYYGISSNLILYLTTKLHQGTVKSSNNVTNWVGTSWITPILGAYIADAHLGRYWTFVIASTIYLSGMCLLTLAVSLPSLKPPQCFDKDITKCGKASTLQLAVFYGALYTLAVGTGGTKPNISTIGADQFDDFHPKEKLHKLSFFNWWMFSIFFGTLFANTVLVYIQDNVGWSLGYALPTLGLLVSIIIFLSGTPFYRHKVPAGSTFTRMARVIVASFRKWNVPIPKDTKEFYELDVEEYAKKGTYRIDSTPNLRFLDKACVKTSSTNNPWKLCTVTQVEETKQMLKMVPILMATFVPSTMMAQVNTLFVKQGTTLDRHVGSFKIPPASLGAFVTISLLTCIVLYDRVFVRIIRRFTKNPRGIRLLQRMGIGIVLHILVMTVASITENYRLKVARNHGVVESGAQVPLSIFILLPQFILMGTADAFLEVAKIEFFYDQAPENMKSLGTAYSSVTLGVGNFISSFLLSTVARVTQEHGHRGWILNNLNESHLDYYYAFFALLNFLNFIFFLFVSRFYVYRAEVSDSIQVLAKELEEKKVTVSNNYVNPKD, encoded by the exons TATATGAGGTGTTTGAAAGAATGGCTTATTATGGGATATCATCAAACTTGATCCTGTATTTGACAACAAAGCTTCACCAAGGCACAGTTAAATCTTCAAACAATGTAACCAATTGGGTTGGGACAAGTTGGATCACACCCATTTTAGGTGCCTATATTGCCGATGCTCATCTTGGCCGCTATTGGACTTTTGTTATTGCCTCTACCATTTATCTCTCG GGCATGTGTCTGCTAACACTAGCAGTTTCCCTTCCAAGCCTAAAACCGCCACAATGCTTTGACAAAGACATAACAAAATGTGGCAAAGCGTCCACACTCCAACTAGCAGTGTTCTATGGTGCACTCTACACTCTAGCAGTTGGAACAGGTGGAACAAAGCCCAACATCTCCACCATTGGTGCTGACCAATTTGATGACTTTCATCCAAAGGAGAAGCTCCACAAGCTATCCTTCTTCAACTGGTGGATGTTCAGCATCTTCTTTGGGACACTCTTTGCAAACACTGTGTTGGTCTATATTCAAGACAATGTAGGTTGGAGCCTTGGTTATGCACTTCCAACACTTGGCCTTTTAGTTTCAATCATCATATTCTTGTCAGGGACACCCTTTTATAGGCACAAGGTGCCTGCAGGGAGTACCTTCACTAGAATGGCTAGGGTCATAGTTGCTTCTTTCAGGAAATGGAATGTGCCTATTCCTAAAGATACTAAAGAATTCTATGAACTTGATGTGGAGGAGTATGCAAAGAAAGGGACTTATCGGATTGATTCCACCCCAAATTTGAg GTTCCTTGACAAGGCTTGTGTGAAAACAAGTTCAACCAACAATCCATGGAAGCTATGCACTGTGACACAAGTAGAAGAAACAAAGCAAATGCTAAAGATGGTTCCAATTTTGATGGCAACATTTGTTCCAAGCACAATGATGGCTCAGGTAAACACATTGTTTGTGAAGCAAGGAACCACCCTTGACAGACACGTCGGAAGCTTCAAGATTCCCCCGGCGAGCTTAGGCGCATTCGTGACGATCTCTTTGCTCACCTGCATCGTCCTCTACGACCGTGTCTTCGTGCGGATCATAAGAAGGTTCACCAAGAACCCAAGAGGGATCAGGCTCCTTCAAAGAATGGGAATTGGCATTGTTTTACACATCTTGGTCATGACCGTTGCATCAATCACTGAGAATTATAGGCTTAAGGTTGCAAGAAATCATGGTGTTGTAGAAAGTGGTGCACAGGTTCCTTTAAGCATATTCATTTTGCTTCCACAGTTCATACTCATGGGAACCGCCGACGCCTTCTTGGAGGTTGCAAAAATCGAGTTCTTCTACGATCAGGCACCGGAGAACATGAAGAGCCTTGGGACTGCATATTCCTCTGTTACATTaggagttgggaatttcataagCTCTTTCCTTTTATCAACCGTGGCACGGGTTACTCAGGAACATGGTCATAGAGGGTGGATATTGAACAACTTGAATGAGTCACATCTTGATTACTACTATGCATTTTTTGCATTGCTGAATTTCCTCAACTTTATTTTCTTCCTATTTGTTTCAAGGTTCTATGTGTACAGAGCAGAGGTTTCTGATTCCATACAAGTGCTTGCAAAAGAGTTGGAGGAGAAGAAAGTGACCGTGTCTAATAACTATGTGAATCCCAAAGACTAA